The proteins below are encoded in one region of Paenibacillus albus:
- a CDS encoding FadR/GntR family transcriptional regulator, with the protein MGKIQKILVHEQVSQEIQNFIQEHELSEGDKLPSVEEMTNMFGVGRSSLREALRYLEAMDIIQVHNGKGIFVKDVNTFRFTGKVKIERERNFLLNILEVRRALEGQAVALASVRITSKQIKEVEECLEEYRILKEANKDTSQVDLMFHRYIIKAAKNPILETVLDSISGLYEKFFNDPLGDKALFDETYPFHLTMFAGIAAHDTKVAMEEFDKLMDCIEAQIKNAK; encoded by the coding sequence ATGGGGAAGATTCAGAAAATACTGGTGCATGAGCAAGTATCGCAAGAGATTCAAAACTTCATCCAAGAGCATGAACTTTCCGAAGGGGACAAGCTGCCGTCTGTAGAAGAAATGACGAATATGTTCGGCGTAGGGCGTTCGTCGCTGCGCGAGGCGCTTCGTTATCTGGAAGCGATGGACATTATTCAAGTTCATAATGGGAAGGGCATCTTCGTGAAAGACGTGAACACGTTTCGTTTTACCGGCAAAGTGAAGATCGAGCGTGAGCGCAATTTCTTGCTCAACATTCTTGAAGTGCGCAGAGCGCTTGAAGGACAAGCTGTAGCCCTTGCTTCGGTGAGGATCACGAGCAAACAGATCAAGGAAGTTGAGGAATGCCTGGAGGAATACCGCATTCTGAAGGAAGCGAATAAGGATACGTCACAAGTCGATTTAATGTTCCATCGTTATATTATCAAAGCAGCCAAGAATCCGATTCTGGAGACGGTATTGGATTCGATCTCAGGCCTTTATGAGAAGTTCTTCAATGATCCGCTAGGTGACAAAGCGCTGTTTGATGAGACGTATCCGTTCCATCTTACAATGTTTGCCGGTATTGCTGCACATGATACGAAGGTCGCGATGGAAGAGTTCGATAAGCTGATGGACTGCATCGAGGCGCAAATTAAAAACGCAAAATAA
- a CDS encoding AraC family transcriptional regulator, whose protein sequence is MRLKFEFLYRSLRAKQTYISHHTHHCYEVVYYINGNGSTEIGNTKHHFGAGSFCLIRPGTRHDERRIQDTDVIFVGFTCDEDSLELQEGMFQDDDSVILPLLEALYDEYSSQKTHYSIMLDYMIGRLAVELSRQKQQLWSMRTGGKKLVTFQRYIDNHFHEKLNLGVMAENFGYSYDRFRHLFKEEFGVSPQQYVLQRRIANSCELLVKTDLSVLDISVRSGFSTDAQFCKLFKRETGESPRQYRSSRRTLPEVLSGS, encoded by the coding sequence ATGCGATTGAAGTTCGAATTTCTATACCGGTCGCTCCGCGCGAAGCAAACCTATATCTCTCATCACACCCATCATTGTTATGAGGTCGTCTATTACATAAACGGCAATGGGAGCACGGAGATCGGCAATACGAAGCATCACTTCGGCGCCGGAAGCTTCTGCCTTATTCGTCCGGGAACACGCCATGACGAGCGCCGAATTCAAGATACTGACGTTATCTTCGTCGGTTTTACTTGCGATGAGGATTCGCTTGAGCTGCAGGAAGGTATGTTCCAGGACGATGATTCTGTTATCCTGCCCCTGCTCGAAGCGCTCTATGACGAGTACTCGAGCCAAAAGACGCACTACTCGATTATGCTCGATTACATGATTGGCCGACTTGCGGTGGAATTATCGAGGCAGAAACAGCAGCTGTGGTCGATGCGCACCGGAGGGAAGAAGCTCGTCACCTTCCAGCGATATATCGACAATCACTTCCACGAGAAGCTGAACCTTGGCGTTATGGCGGAGAATTTCGGCTACAGCTATGATCGGTTTCGTCATCTGTTCAAGGAAGAATTCGGAGTCTCGCCACAGCAATATGTCCTTCAGAGACGGATAGCTAACAGCTGCGAGCTGCTTGTGAAGACGGATTTGTCCGTGCTCGATATCTCGGTACGCTCCGGCTTCTCGACCGACGCTCAGTTCTGCAAGCTGTTCAAACGAGAAACCGGAGAATCGCCCAGACAATACCGGTCAAGCAGGCGCACATTGCCTGAGGTGCTTAGCGGAAGCTAA